A window from Chitinophaga filiformis encodes these proteins:
- a CDS encoding cytochrome c oxidase subunit II: MSGYLAVLVVVLIFVVIFQIAKASEYVSILKGEKKTRQQANRVNGSLLIGFLVLGLIGVYYCNDALKGKIVMEAASEQGKGIDDMIKTTLIITGIVFVITQILLFWFAFKYQEKEGRQAFYFPHNNKLELIWTVIPAIALTILVAFGLRHWFRITSDAPKDAMVVEITGKQFNWLIRYPGKDGQLGRKDFKNINDANNPVGQDWEDQLNKDDYMATEMHLVVNKPVKLIIGSRDVIHDVGLSHFRLKMDAVPGIPTTLWFTPTKTTAEMKNITGNPDFVYEISCDQMCGAGHYSMKANIVVETQAEYDAWAAKQVAQFAVAHPAPAAPAATPAPAADSAHQEKVVAVNEAKH; encoded by the coding sequence ATGTCAGGATATTTAGCAGTCTTAGTTGTTGTGCTCATATTCGTAGTCATCTTCCAGATTGCGAAGGCCAGCGAGTATGTGTCCATATTGAAGGGAGAAAAGAAAACGCGTCAGCAAGCCAACCGTGTAAATGGTTCCCTGTTGATAGGCTTCCTGGTACTGGGCCTGATAGGTGTGTATTACTGTAACGATGCCCTGAAAGGTAAGATTGTTATGGAAGCTGCTTCTGAGCAGGGTAAGGGTATTGATGATATGATCAAGACTACCTTGATCATTACCGGTATCGTATTCGTGATCACCCAGATATTATTGTTCTGGTTCGCATTTAAATACCAGGAGAAAGAAGGACGTCAGGCGTTTTACTTCCCTCATAACAATAAACTGGAGTTAATATGGACGGTTATTCCGGCCATTGCGCTCACTATCCTGGTAGCTTTCGGTTTAAGACACTGGTTCCGTATCACTTCCGACGCGCCAAAAGATGCAATGGTGGTGGAAATTACAGGTAAGCAGTTCAACTGGCTGATCCGTTACCCAGGTAAAGATGGTCAGTTGGGTCGTAAAGACTTTAAGAATATCAATGATGCCAACAATCCTGTAGGTCAGGATTGGGAAGATCAGCTGAATAAGGATGACTACATGGCTACAGAAATGCACCTGGTAGTTAACAAGCCTGTAAAACTGATCATTGGTTCCCGCGATGTGATACATGACGTTGGTCTGTCTCACTTCCGTCTGAAGATGGATGCTGTTCCGGGTATTCCTACTACATTGTGGTTTACACCGACCAAGACCACTGCAGAAATGAAGAACATCACGGGTAATCCTGATTTCGTTTATGAGATCTCCTGTGATCAGATGTGTGGTGCCGGTCACTACTCAATGAAGGCAAATATCGTGGTAGAAACACAGGCTGAGTACGATGCATGGGCTGCAAAACAGGTAGCTCAGTTTGCAGTGGCTCATCCGGCTCCGGCTGCTCCGGCCGCAACTCCGGCTCCGGCTGCGGATTCTGCACACCAGGAAAAAGTAGTGGCGGTAAATGAAGCTAAACACTAA
- a CDS encoding quinol:cytochrome C oxidoreductase produces MKDQFVVPARLKTTSFVLMGIGLLTLLIGIFAFHGEHGSTRFWAGLLQNSSFFALIVLASTFFIGATTLAHGGWQIGFRRVPEAISMALPVLGGILFIVLMLIVFGGKEHIYHWVNKEHVEHDAILTWKSAFLNKGMFTGFMLVTIGAWIFFTIKLRNMSIEEDGWDLSAATGRRIIWRNTVWCGGFIVIYALSVGSTSPWLILMSIDAHWYSTMYSWYTFASTWVSGIALIILFLVYLKRNGYLPMVNEEHLHDLGKFAFAFSIFWTYLWFSQYMLIWYANMPEETVYFKPRVWGEWRPIFFLNLLINFITPLLYLMKRDTKRNYSSMVFISIVIIFGHWLDFWQMVGPGTYGHLVFPWYEAGLAVGFVGLIIFLATNNLTKAALVPKNHPYLKESIVHHT; encoded by the coding sequence ACCAATTTGTAGTACCGGCAAGATTAAAAACGACCAGCTTCGTGTTAATGGGTATTGGCTTGCTGACTTTGTTGATCGGAATTTTTGCATTTCATGGTGAGCATGGCTCTACACGTTTCTGGGCTGGCCTCCTCCAGAACAGTTCATTCTTTGCGCTGATAGTCCTGGCAAGTACCTTCTTTATTGGAGCTACTACCCTGGCGCATGGCGGCTGGCAGATTGGTTTCCGCCGCGTTCCGGAAGCTATTTCAATGGCGCTGCCTGTATTAGGTGGTATCCTGTTCATTGTACTCATGCTGATCGTGTTCGGTGGTAAAGAGCACATCTACCACTGGGTAAATAAAGAGCACGTTGAACATGATGCGATATTAACCTGGAAATCAGCGTTCTTAAATAAAGGAATGTTCACAGGTTTTATGCTGGTAACAATCGGTGCCTGGATATTCTTTACAATAAAACTGCGTAACATGTCCATCGAAGAAGATGGATGGGACCTGAGCGCAGCAACAGGCCGTCGTATCATCTGGAGAAATACAGTATGGTGCGGTGGATTTATCGTGATCTATGCACTGAGCGTTGGATCTACTTCTCCATGGCTGATACTGATGAGCATTGATGCGCACTGGTACTCTACCATGTATAGCTGGTATACTTTCGCAAGCACCTGGGTATCTGGTATTGCATTGATCATTTTATTCCTGGTTTACCTGAAACGTAATGGTTACCTGCCGATGGTGAATGAAGAGCACCTGCATGACCTGGGTAAATTCGCTTTCGCTTTCAGTATCTTCTGGACTTACCTCTGGTTCTCCCAGTATATGCTGATCTGGTATGCAAACATGCCTGAAGAAACTGTATACTTCAAACCACGTGTATGGGGCGAATGGAGACCTATCTTCTTCCTGAACCTGCTTATCAATTTCATCACACCGTTATTATATCTGATGAAACGCGATACCAAACGTAACTATTCTTCTATGGTGTTCATCTCTATCGTGATCATTTTCGGTCACTGGCTGGACTTCTGGCAGATGGTAGGCCCCGGTACTTACGGACACCTGGTGTTCCCTTGGTACGAAGCTGGTCTGGCCGTAGGTTTCGTTGGTCTGATCATATTCCTGGCAACAAACAATCTGACAAAAGCAGCATTGGTGCCAAAAAATCATCCTTATCTCAAAGAAAGTATTGTACACCACACCTGA